The sequence TAGCAGAGCCACAGCCAAAGGTCTTGAATCGAGTATCAATGATCTGACCGGAATCATCGACCTTAATCTGGAGGCTCATGAGGTCCCCGCAGGCAGGAGCTCCTACCAATCCTGTGCCAACGTCAGGGTCGTTCCTGTTGAAGGATCCGACGTTCCTAGGGTTTTCAAAGTGGTCGATCACATTCTCGTGGTACAAGCGACGCCCTAACCCTAGTGGAGACGCCCGTAGCCCTAGAAAAGCCTTTCTCGACGTTTGCCTTAGCATCATCATaccctctctctccttctcctttgcCGGATTCTGTGACAGGATTCTCTGGTTCACAATATCGATTATGTTTAAATTGGCTTAGCTACTTTGTTTGGTTTAATAAGCTTTGGTCAATTTTTGGTTTACTCATGTATTTTGGTTTACCTGTATCTCGttctaacaatattttttaaaaataggaaATTAATAATCATCTTTAGTTTATATCTTCcacaatatcatatattaaacaGTAATCTGAAAAACAGTAAAAggtttatatattgaaaatgtttGAGAAGCTTACAAATTTGATATCCAACGTACAAGGTGGTTAGCGATAATAACCAAATCTAGTCTCTCTTTCTAACCAAACATATGATAAAGTATTGGAAAATGTCTcatcaaaaagaaacagaacaaaattatttgatataaccaacatatatatagagaaaaagcAATCCAAATCTTGAGAATAAGACTCAAAGCTAAGCAAGAGCAGGCATGTCCTTGAGCCACTGGTCCAATGGCTTACCAATAGAGTAAACAATAAACCCTatcttcctcagcttctctGCATCAACAACATTTCTTCCATCGAAGACAAACGCTGGTTTCTGCATATTTTCAAAGATCCGCTCATAGTCAAGTGTCTTAAACTCGTCCCACTCAGTTAGCAAGCAGATTCCGTGGGCGTCTTTGGTGGCAGCATAAGCGTCCCAAGCGACTGAGACTTGTTTCACGGTGGTTGGACTCATGGGTTGGAGGTGAAGTGGATGGTCCCAGTCGAACTTGTTCATGGTTAAGTCTCTTTGGATCTGTTCTTCAGTGACTTGCGGATCGTAGATGCTAATTCGGGCTTTGTCTCCTAACAAACCTTTGCAGACATCAATGGCTGGAGTCTCTCTCGTGTCACCAGTGTCTTTCTTGAAGGCGAATCCGAGGACAGCAATCTTTTTGTTGGAAACTGTGTTGAACATTGAGGAGACAATGCGGTTTACAAACCGAGTTTTCTGGTAGTCATTGATCTTGATGACTTGTTTCCAGTATTCCGCAACTTCAGGGAGGCCGTTGCATTCACAGATGTAGACCAAGTTGAGGATATCTTTCTGGAAACAGGAGCCGCCAAAACCGACACTGGAGTTCAAGAACTTGGGACCGATTCTAGAGTCTTTACCAACAGCAAAGGAGACTTCAGTGACGTTAGCACCAGTGGCTTCACAGAGAGCAGACATAGCATTGACAGATGAGATTCTTTGAGCTAAGAAGGCATTGGCAGCAAGCTTGGTGAGCTCAGCGGACCAGAGATTAGTAGTTAGGATTCTATCTTCTGGAACCCACTGAGCATAAACATCTTTCAAGGCATTGACAGCTTTAAACCCTTCAGGGGTCTCACGACCACCGATCAGAACACGGTCAGGATGGAAAAGATCTTCAATAGCAGTTCCTTCAGCAAGGAACTCAGGGTTAGAGAGAATCTGGAACTTGATTCCTTTACTGTTGTGTGTAAGGATCTTCTCGATAGCTTCAGCGGTTTTGACAGGAACGGTTGATTTCTCGACAACAATCTTGTCTGAAACCGAAACATCAGCGATCATACGAGCAGCGCTTTCCCAGTAAGTCAAGTCAGCAGCTTTACCAGCTCCAAGACCACGAGTCTTGGTAGGGGTATTAACAGAGACAAAGACGATATCAGCTTCTCTGACGTGTTTCTCAACATCAGTACTGAAGAAAAGGTTCTTGCCACGGCATTGCTTGACAACTTCATCGAGACCTGGCTCATAGATTGGGAGCTGGTCGCTGTTCCAAGCAGTGATACGTGGTACAGAGATATCAACAACAGCTACTTCAACGTTAGGACATTTTAAAGCAATGACGGCCATAGTTGGACCACCAACATACCCAGCTCCAATACAGCAGATCTTCaccatttttaatttaatctgcaaaggaaaaacataaattcagAGGTTTGATATAAGCATCTCAGATCCAAGAATTAGAGCACTGTATAGTGTATATGAAATAGAAATGCAAGATAAAAGCTTTTTAAGTATTGGAAAGCAACAAGGTTGGTGGATGCAGTAAGTAAGTCAGATCCGGTACAGTAAAGAAACTGAAGATGCAGAATTCATGGTTTAGTCCCATAAGCAATTCAAGTAGAGCAATAGAAAAATTACAGGAatcacacagaaaaaaaaaaacgcagatCTGGTTACATGCAATTGAAACCACCGGTTTAAGGAAGAGTCGAAGAAAAGAGTGCATAAATTATGTGAATTTTGGCGGATCACAAACCAACATAGATCAAACAGAGTGCATAAATAAACCCAAAACCGAACCGGAGCGTAACAATATCAACACAAGCATTCAGATCGGAAATTCTATTACAAAAAAAGTAGACGAATTTGAGATCCAAATCGACGGCAAACACGTAATATTATTAAACGGAGAGATTAATCAAATGGCGGAAACCTAATAGGAAGATCTCGGATTACAAAGAGAGAAGCTAATTAATAATAAACGTCCGTTGATCGTACCTTATGTGGAGGAGTCAGGAGTGGAGCTACGTAACTTTTTCAGGTTCGCTCCTCACActgtggttgtggttgtggttgtggggAATGTGTATGGAATTGCGGGGAAATTAATTGTGACGGTggtgatcagaagaagaagcttgtttATATAGGTCATGATTCTCCGTAAATGCCCCTGAGACTCCCATAACGTGGCTCCTAAACTTttattagttacttttttttccagtttttattagtatttttttttattcactagTTCTAGCCTTCTAGGGGGCTCACAAAATTTGGCAGTGCTAACTTAGCCGCAGAGCTAAACCAACAAGGCAACAACAAACTTTTACACGTAAATATTAGTAGTAATTGCctaacatgtattttttttttttttttgcattcgaTTAATATAATATGTGAGGTGTTACATTAGTTTAGTTAAGTGAAAGGTGGATTCTGAAAAAGCAAACTTGAGATCAAAGATGCTTCAAAATCCAGCAtcattactttttctttctttttcctttgtttcaCCTATAAAGTGTTTCTCAAGCTACATACATGTACAACCCATAAAGTTAAATTGCATCATAAACTATGTTTGGTTGACAATAAAATAAACCGACGTAGTTTCATTTTATCGGTTTGGATTGGGCTTGGGCCAGAAACCCAATTGACAAATCATATTAGATTCTCGagcattaaaaccaaaaaaaaaaaaaacNNNNNNNNNNNNNNNNNNNNNNNNNNNNNNNNNNNNNNNNNNNNNNNNNNNNNNNNNNNNNNNNNNNNNNNNNNNNNNNNNNNNNNNNNNNNNNNNNNNNNNNNNNNNNNNNNNNNNNNNNNNNNNNNNNNNNNNNNNNNNNNNNNNNNNNNNNNNNNNNNNNNNNNNNNNNNNNNNNNNNNNNNNNNNNNNNNNNNNNNNNNNNNNNNNNNNNNNNNNNNNNNNNNNNNNNNNNNNNNNNNNNNNNNNNNNNNNNNNNNNNNNNNNNNNNNNNNNNNNNNNNNNNNNNNNNNNNNNNNNNNNNNNNNNNNNNNNNNNNNNNNNNNNNNNNNNNNNNNNNNNNNNNNNNNNNNNNNNNNNNNNNNNNNNNNNNNNNNNNNNNNNNNNNNNNNNNNNNNNNNNNNNNNNNNNNNNNNNNNNNNNNNNNNNNNNNNNNNNNNNNNNNNNNNNNNNNNNNNNNNNNNNNNNNNNNNNNNNNNNNNNNNNNNNNNNNNNNNNNNNNNNNNNNNNNNNNNNNNNNNNNNNNNNNNNNNNNNNNNNNNNNNNNNNNNNNNNNNNNNNNNNNNNNNNNNNNNNNNNNNNNNNNNNNNN comes from Camelina sativa cultivar DH55 chromosome 19, Cs, whole genome shotgun sequence and encodes:
- the LOC104763761 gene encoding iron-sulfur cluster assembly protein 2-like; the encoded protein is MMMLRQTSRKAFLGLRASPLGLGRRLYHENVIDHFENPRNVGSFNRNDPDVGTGLVGAPACGDLMSLQIKVDDSGQIIDTRFKTFGCGSAIASSSVASEWIKGKTIEEVLTIKNAEIAKHLRLPPVKLHCSMLAEDAIKSAVRNYKEKQAKATAATEVETVEA
- the LOC104763762 gene encoding UDP-glucose 6-dehydrogenase 3-like — translated: MVKICCIGAGYVGGPTMAVIALKCPNVEVAVVDISVPRITAWNSDQLPIYEPGLDEVVKQCRGKNLFFSTDVEKHVREADIVFVSVNTPTKTRGLGAGKAADLTYWESAARMIADVSVSDKIVVEKSTVPVKTAEAIEKILTHNSKGIKFQILSNPEFLAEGTAIEDLFHPDRVLIGGRETPEGFKAVNALKDVYAQWVPEDRILTTNLWSAELTKLAANAFLAQRISSVNAMSALCEATGANVTEVSFAVGKDSRIGPKFLNSSVGFGGSCFQKDILNLVYICECNGLPEVAEYWKQVIKINDYQKTRFVNRIVSSMFNTVSNKKIAVLGFAFKKDTGDTRETPAIDVCKGLLGDKARISIYDPQVTEEQIQRDLTMNKFDWDHPLHLQPMSPTTVKQVSVAWDAYAATKDAHGICLLTEWDEFKTLDYERIFENMQKPAFVFDGRNVVDAEKLRKIGFIVYSIGKPLDQWLKDMPALA